A region of the Geomonas subterranea genome:
CGGTACGATGATGTAGGAGTAATAATTCGCGGCACCGTAGGCTTTCGGGGCGGCCAGAAGTTCCAGGCCGAACTTGCTGTGACCATCGACATAGGGGCCGCTGCAGACGATGGCCGCGTCGATGCTCCGGTTTTCAAGCATCTCGTTGGTCTCTTCGTAGCTTGGCGCATCCACGTACTCGACCGGTCTGCCGAGTTCGCTGCCGATAAAGTCGAGAAACTCCCGGTAGTAGGTCAGCCCCTCCCTTGGCGTGATCATTCCGCCGACAGCGATCCGTATCGCGCCTGTATTCTCTCCGGGTTCGCTGTCCAAAGCTGCCCTTTTGCTGAGGTCGATTTTTTTCGATTCCTCCCTGTTGCATCCCGGAGCTACCAGCACAAGGAGGGCTATCACGGACGCTATTACCCGGTGGATCAGCATGACTGGTTTCTCCTGTAATGGGAACGACAGCTACAGGTTGTCTTTCTGTTACCATTTCTTTCGGGTGTTTATTGAAATAACTGAAGCCCATATACAGTGTTTCATAAGGCATAGTGACAGTTTTTGCACACTTATCCGTTCTCTCGGTGTCAGTGACAGCAAACCTTAGCCTCTCCTGGATCGTCTCTCAATCAGGAGTCCTTGAAGGGGGGGATTCGAAAAAGGAACGGGTCTCCCGTGGGACGGGGCGGGGAGGGGAGGATGATGGGAAATCTTTTGTTGGCCCGTTCTAAATAATCTAGTCTTTGCAGGTAGTTGTCGCCTCCTCTCCTGCCCCGGCAAGCTTGACAAACCATCGTGTTTTCTGTATAGCATGGCTTGCTTAACACCAACCTCTGAGGGGGATAAATGATCCTGCTTGCCAACATCCTCTTGGCCCTTGCGAAGATAGTCGAGTTGGCCAGTGGTCTGCTGACGATCTACAAGTACATCCTCATCGCCAGCGTCATCATCTCCTGGATCAATGCCGATCCCTACAATCCCATCGTCAGCTTCATCTACCGCGTCACCGAACCGCCGCTTCGGCGCATCCGCCGCTACATGCCCAACACCGGGATGCTCGATCTCTCGCCGCTGGTCCTCTTCGCCCTCATCTACCTGGTGCAGATCATCGTCTTCGACACCGCCTACACCTATCTGATGATCTTCAGCAACCAGCTCAAAGGAGGGGGCGCCCTGTGAAAATAACCCCGATGGACATCCAGCAACAGCAGTTCAAGGGCAAGATGCTCGGAGGGCTCGATCCCGAGGATGTGGATGCCTTCCTGCAGATGGTTGCCGGCGAGATGGAGGAACTCATCAGGGAGAACAACGACCTGAAGGAGCGCCTGAACCGTAACGCCACCGCCATGGCCGAGATGGAGGCCCGTGAGGCGCAGCTGCGCGAGACCATGCTGGCGGCGCAGCGCATCACCGAGGAGATGAAGGCCAACGCCCAGAAAGAGGCGCACCTCATGATCTCGGAGGCGGAGTTGAAAGGGGAGCGCATCGTCGCGGACGCCGAGAACAAGCTGGTGCAGCTTAACAACCAGATCCAGGATCTCAAGCGGGACAAGCTCCAGTTCGAAAGCGGCTTCAAGAACCTCCTGGACACCTACTACAAGTTGCTCGCCCTGGATAAATAAATGAGCGAAGAGGATGTACGGGTAACGCAGACGCCGGAGGGGCTCCTCTTCACGGTGCACGTGCAGCCGCGCGCCTCGCGCAGCGAGATCTGCGGTCCGAAGGAGGGGGAGCTGCGGGTCAGGCTCACCTCGCCGCCGGTGGACGACGCGGCCAACAAGCAGTGCGTGGAACTGATCGCCAAAAGCCTCGGCGTCGCCAAGTCCAAGGTGAGCATCAAGTCCGGGGCCAAGTCCCGGCACAAGGTAGTGAGGGTGGAGGGGGTGGAGCGGGATGAGCTTCTCCCCCTATTCAAAATAAACAAGGAGCATCCATGAAGGCGAAAGACATTATGGTAACGGACGTGCCGTCCATCACCACCAAGACCACGGTGGCAGAGGCGGTCCGGATCATGAAGAGCAACTTCGGCGACGAAAGTTTTCTAAACGCTGCGCCGGGCCTGATCGTGGTCAACGAAAGAGGAGGGCTGGCGGGGATCCTGACGCCGCTCAGCATCATCACGGCCATCATGGACGGCGCGCCGGAGGGCAAATCCGACCCCGGCTTCTTCGGCTCCCTGTGCGACCGCATCAAGGATCTTCCCATCTCCGCCATCATGGAGCACCAGCCCATCTCGGTAACCCAGGACGCCAGCGTGAGCGACGTGGCCCGTCTCTTCCTCACCCACCGCTTCCAGAGGGTGCCGGTCGTTGACGGCAAGAAGGTGGTCGGCATCATCTACCGCTCGCGCCTGCTCTTCGCCATTTCCCAGAGCCTCCAGCTTGCCCCTTGACAAAGATGGTGGCGGGTCCTTATATTAATCCTGCGCTTAGCCGTCTTTTCGCCGGTGCCACAGTTTATTAGGAGGTAGTAGAAAAATGCCACTTTACGAGTATCAATGCAAAAGCTGCAATAATACCTTTGAGTTGCGTCAGAAGTTCTCCGACGCGCCCGCTTCCGAGTGCCCCCAGTGCGGCGGCCCGGTCGAGAAGCTGATCTCCCAGTCCGGCTTTTCGCTGAAAGGTGGAGGGTGGTACGGAGACGGTTACGGCAGCTCCAAGGCGGCACCTTCATGCCCCTCCGGCGGTAGCTGCGCCGGCTGCCCCTCGGCCTCCTGATCGAAACCCACCAGCCCCCCGTTCGCGGGGGCTTTTTTTGTCCCGGTTTTCCGGCAAAATCCTTTACAAAAAACCTCTCTTTACTTATTATCGACAGCTTAAAACCTGACGCCGGTGGGGGCTGCGCGCCCGCACCGCGCCTGCATATTCCAGTGAAAAGAGGGGTGCACGTTAATGGCGAAAATCATCGACGGGAAGGCCATCGCGGCGAAGATCCGCGCAGAAATCAGCGCAGAGGCGGCTCGGCTCAAGGAGCGGGGGGTCGTCCCCGGTCTCGCCGTGGTACTGGTGGGGGAGGACCCGGCCAGCAAGGTCTACGTCTCCATGAAGGAGAAGGCATGCGCAGATGTGGGGATCTTCTCCGACGAGTACAAGCTGCCGGTCGAGACGACTGAAGACGAGCTTCTGGCCCTGATCGGGAAGCTGAACGCGGACCCCAAGATCCACGGCATCCTGGTGCAGCTGCCGCTCCCCAAGCAGATCAACACCGAGCGCGTCCTCGAGGCGATCTCGCCGGATAAGGACGCCGACGGCTTCCACCCCTACAACGTCGGGCGCCTGGTGATCGGCAAGCCGCTCTTCCAGCCCTGCACCCCCTACGGCGTCATGGTGATGCTCAAGGAGGCGGGGGTCGAGCTTTCCGGCAAGGAAGTGGTCGTGGTCGGCCGCTCCAACATCGTGGGCAAACCGGTCGCGTTCATGTGTCTGCAGCAAAACGCCACGGTGACCCTGTGCCACTCGAAGACCCGCGACCTGGCCGGCAAGGTGGGACAGGCCGACGTGGTCATCGCGGCGGTGGGGGTGCCCGAGATGATCAAGGGCTCCTGGATCAAGGAGGGGGCTGTGGTCATCGACGTCGGCGTGAACCGCGTGGGCGAGAAGAAGCTGGTGGGTGACGTGGAGTACGCGGC
Encoded here:
- a CDS encoding YggT family protein; amino-acid sequence: MILLANILLALAKIVELASGLLTIYKYILIASVIISWINADPYNPIVSFIYRVTEPPLRRIRRYMPNTGMLDLSPLVLFALIYLVQIIVFDTAYTYLMIFSNQLKGGGAL
- a CDS encoding DivIVA domain-containing protein, whose translation is MKITPMDIQQQQFKGKMLGGLDPEDVDAFLQMVAGEMEELIRENNDLKERLNRNATAMAEMEAREAQLRETMLAAQRITEEMKANAQKEAHLMISEAELKGERIVADAENKLVQLNNQIQDLKRDKLQFESGFKNLLDTYYKLLALDK
- a CDS encoding DUF167 domain-containing protein; this encodes MSEEDVRVTQTPEGLLFTVHVQPRASRSEICGPKEGELRVRLTSPPVDDAANKQCVELIAKSLGVAKSKVSIKSGAKSRHKVVRVEGVERDELLPLFKINKEHP
- a CDS encoding CBS domain-containing protein, producing MKAKDIMVTDVPSITTKTTVAEAVRIMKSNFGDESFLNAAPGLIVVNERGGLAGILTPLSIITAIMDGAPEGKSDPGFFGSLCDRIKDLPISAIMEHQPISVTQDASVSDVARLFLTHRFQRVPVVDGKKVVGIIYRSRLLFAISQSLQLAP
- a CDS encoding FmdB family zinc ribbon protein, coding for MPLYEYQCKSCNNTFELRQKFSDAPASECPQCGGPVEKLISQSGFSLKGGGWYGDGYGSSKAAPSCPSGGSCAGCPSAS
- the folD gene encoding bifunctional methylenetetrahydrofolate dehydrogenase/methenyltetrahydrofolate cyclohydrolase FolD, which codes for MAKIIDGKAIAAKIRAEISAEAARLKERGVVPGLAVVLVGEDPASKVYVSMKEKACADVGIFSDEYKLPVETTEDELLALIGKLNADPKIHGILVQLPLPKQINTERVLEAISPDKDADGFHPYNVGRLVIGKPLFQPCTPYGVMVMLKEAGVELSGKEVVVVGRSNIVGKPVAFMCLQQNATVTLCHSKTRDLAGKVGQADVVIAAVGVPEMIKGSWIKEGAVVIDVGVNRVGEKKLVGDVEYAAASERASAITPVPGGVGPMTITMLLQNTLESAKRGL